The following proteins are encoded in a genomic region of [Eubacterium] hominis:
- a CDS encoding AAA family ATPase, producing MLKLPKGNSNFVDIVTKGFVYVDKTKYIEMLENGNDKFVHFLRPRRFGKTLFISMLSCYYDILTKDNFDVYFKDTYIHEHPTVEKNSYLILPFDFSGLNDTSSDMLEREFTQRIEDQCKEFLNKYKIDIELEKRSAAGIISQLLYELPSKTDIPIYAIIDEYDQFSNELISFDLKGFKNIVSKNGYVRKFYETLKIGTSKGVVKRIFMTGVSPITLDSMTSGFNISTNLSLDPRYHSMMGFDKDEMYKLILEIDEIVNKQAVLQDMKIMYDGYCFTKKKKECLFNPNMVFYYFDQRQIYHEAPIDMIDSNMLSDYNKLESLLMINSDQKHKDILLEILSKEKITCELTTSFCLDVAFTRDDFISLLYYLGYLTIHSVYRDMIEFTVPNTFIKKIYFDYFRKMIQLDFHVNTSNYAESINRIIDQKDNSLFVSNIEGILKSLDNRDFRGFSESKVKIAAAAIAQSNKYVLLKSEYPVEEGYVDIVLFPYHTQGITALFELKYIKKENLNQATLEEKRKEAYLQLKKYGEAKEFANQDIVKWILIFSKDECVCNEIVD from the coding sequence ATGCTGAAACTACCAAAAGGAAATTCGAATTTTGTCGATATTGTTACAAAAGGGTTTGTCTATGTAGATAAGACGAAGTATATAGAAATGTTAGAAAATGGAAATGACAAGTTTGTTCATTTTCTTCGTCCTAGAAGATTTGGAAAAACTTTATTTATATCCATGCTTTCTTGTTATTACGATATTTTAACAAAAGATAATTTTGATGTTTATTTCAAGGATACATATATACATGAACATCCAACAGTAGAAAAAAATAGTTATCTAATTTTACCTTTTGATTTTTCGGGTTTAAATGATACATCATCAGATATGTTAGAAAGAGAGTTTACACAAAGGATAGAAGACCAATGCAAAGAATTTTTAAACAAATATAAAATTGATATAGAATTGGAAAAAAGATCTGCAGCAGGAATTATTTCTCAATTACTATATGAATTGCCTAGCAAAACTGATATTCCGATTTATGCTATCATTGATGAATATGACCAGTTTTCTAATGAGTTAATATCATTTGATTTAAAAGGGTTTAAAAATATTGTTTCAAAAAACGGATATGTTAGGAAGTTTTATGAAACATTGAAAATTGGAACATCAAAAGGTGTTGTGAAACGTATCTTTATGACAGGTGTTTCTCCAATTACCTTAGATTCTATGACTTCAGGATTTAATATTAGTACCAATCTTTCTTTAGATCCACGATACCATAGTATGATGGGATTTGATAAAGATGAAATGTATAAATTAATTCTTGAAATTGATGAAATTGTAAACAAACAGGCAGTATTACAAGACATGAAAATCATGTATGATGGCTATTGTTTTACAAAGAAAAAAAAGGAATGCTTATTTAATCCTAATATGGTATTTTACTATTTTGATCAACGGCAAATTTATCACGAAGCACCTATTGATATGATTGATTCGAATATGCTTTCAGATTATAACAAGTTAGAAAGCTTGCTTATGATAAATTCGGATCAAAAACATAAGGATATATTACTTGAAATTTTGTCAAAAGAAAAAATAACCTGTGAATTGACTACTTCATTTTGTTTAGATGTTGCGTTTACAAGAGATGATTTCATTTCTCTTTTGTACTATTTAGGATATTTGACAATTCATAGTGTATATAGAGATATGATTGAATTTACAGTTCCTAATACATTCATAAAAAAGATATATTTTGATTATTTTAGAAAAATGATACAATTGGATTTTCATGTGAATACTTCTAATTATGCAGAATCCATAAATCGAATCATAGACCAAAAAGATAATAGTCTTTTCGTTTCTAATATAGAAGGTATCTTAAAGAGTTTGGATAATCGAGATTTTAGAGGATTTTCAGAATCTAAAGTAAAAATAGCAGCTGCAGCAATTGCGCAATCTAATAAGTATGTCTTATTGAAAAGCGAATACCCAGTAGAGGAAGGCTATGTAGATATCGTATTATTCCCATATCATACGCAAGGAATAACGGCATTGTTTGAATTAAAGTATATTAAGAAAGAAAACTTAAATCAAGCTACGCTAGAGGAAAAACGTAAAGAAGCATATCTTCAGTTAAAAAAATATGGAGAAGCAAAAGAGTTTGCTAATCAAGATATCGTGAAATGGATTTTGATTTTTTCAAAAGATGAATGCGTTTGTAATGAAATTGTAGATTGA
- a CDS encoding fibronectin type III domain-containing protein, which yields MKKIVSLLVAAAMLLPINTFQKSKSISAEDVTTTTTTSGSLRADIVFHQPIKKTKQGISASIHVGDEVVSVNLGGEDTTFEGIIQNQKVTGYTRVTTDQDDIRRISIVFDGLPLNTYHFQLKGNGFHTVEQDVEIKDYSKYLYIDTSSVFLCGDLNDDGMVNDMDYNLELDQIDQDSTDLTYDINGDGIVDILDLSYIHKTLSMKAEDALESLGNAILKPENITIETTPEVTLQGTVENLINPENEEPLTFGFKDETQTISKDTPIEIPLALTTPVKMNKIEIDAGEGESAITSGTADVTIIDEQSGAEIVIEKPFGMKQYRSARAQDSNIVIDLGGQVAVKHIKIKVTGTRTNRHLAEITKVEFLNDVYDTIPVPEAAYPKNVSVTSKDSSLDVAWDNVVNVNGYQVKYVGYDSKTKDIAEKIVNVTDNHTTLSNLTNFMSYTISVQSITDDGWSSGYGESVIGMPKPTSVPKTVENVNVKGGYRNITVSWGKSENALTYNVYYRIKGTEDYKKISGIKDKTIKIDDLADATTYQVCVSGSNDLGEGGKSAVSIGTTTNLAPTITPNYHLINFSLGEDKTTAGIKDVTYPSANPEGYDKFDIVDNDQTSYWQFNSWDAGGYNKGKPSPIVTFKEAHTFGEFVVIPSYNFVGDLTYVKVQYWDENGKGILVNDAQIQKCYDTNKNLYYRIKLKTPITSDKIQINLAQYWSGNNDIKISELKYYTYDTLAEDIQNLFGDDLQITLKENVTQKTIDELSERLETKDQSELHPDYVSLKKDLDYAQQILQDKDLSKEITTVDQKMSTKNDVGKGFSYNISDLQPLGIAARAGDQIAVYLGKSKNATGNVQLVMTQPYATPNKWSVVSTLQPGKNDITIPDITSKDIEHGGSLYLRYVGKEPGYDMEKNPIRVRVSGGIKIPYLKLDGIHKESEMKALISDYIDDLNNYVSYLDKEYKDSAYSAAHQALNVTEIASDQMLFSIPATQALSGIKNGTATKAEWIENLYQNELAAEQLMDLTYAQKGFSDNAKDAVDQKPHTRINIRYMDVQNAFMYAGGGHVGIPFGSGAGLMKGKPAKCPVDTSEKCSTGALYGWGIAHEIGHELDQQGGAYAEVSNNVVAQFAMTLDEERFSRIGGYKDDYTNIYQKVTSGSKGYASSVFTTLGMYWQLHLAYDDAWIRPDDTNMFTSRMYQAYRHADRTNVDYQNLLIRMASLAAEKDLTDYFEHWGLSASDETKAWLKAQKLEPETKPIYYLNETARRKRIEHQADMAEDTVLSAELTHDTAHGNDDKRAVLHMSVNKDQDKILGYEIIRNGKVIAFTNDDTYTDTITTTNNRVFTYEVIAYDYNLNPTNKVTLDQVKISHDGSIVKNNWEISSNVADDQIMEGDEQDNNTLKTLIDQDYSSVYHGETNKNIEFILNMNASQQVVGFKYTGVENAKDNLKNYEIALSDDGKEWTTVALGSLQASPITQTVFFSSDKDYTSNKLEIFDARYVKIIAKQKTLSAAEIDILAPPGDNVDLTDSGIGILKEAYTYAPGKSIPKGSLLFTGEYRGNPAFNSVLVIDENNKVVAGTGENGNADAILLAKIPENAPLNEIAKGTWIYWIEPENLPQQLPEKVKVELYRVDDALNSEGQRLVSDTLYVTLPKKLPSITLNNQAYGE from the coding sequence ATGAAAAAAATAGTTAGTTTGCTGGTGGCAGCCGCAATGTTATTGCCAATCAATACATTTCAGAAAAGCAAAAGCATTTCCGCAGAAGATGTGACCACAACCACAACAACAAGCGGTTCTTTGCGTGCGGATATCGTATTTCATCAGCCAATCAAGAAAACAAAACAAGGCATAAGCGCCTCAATTCATGTTGGTGATGAAGTGGTTTCTGTGAATTTGGGTGGTGAGGATACTACATTTGAAGGTATTATCCAGAATCAAAAAGTCACAGGATATACAAGGGTCACTACTGATCAGGATGATATCAGGCGTATTTCTATCGTATTTGATGGGCTTCCTTTAAATACTTATCATTTCCAGTTGAAAGGAAATGGTTTTCATACTGTCGAACAGGACGTAGAGATTAAGGACTACAGTAAATATTTATACATTGATACCAGTTCTGTATTTTTATGTGGAGATCTAAATGATGATGGTATGGTCAATGATATGGACTATAATTTAGAATTAGATCAAATTGATCAGGATTCCACAGATTTAACTTATGATATCAATGGGGATGGCATTGTGGATATTTTAGATTTAAGCTATATTCATAAGACTTTAAGTATGAAAGCAGAAGATGCTTTAGAATCTTTAGGCAATGCGATATTAAAACCAGAAAATATCACAATAGAAACAACGCCAGAAGTAACCTTGCAGGGTACTGTGGAAAATCTGATAAATCCAGAGAATGAAGAACCACTAACCTTTGGCTTTAAGGATGAAACACAAACCATAAGTAAAGATACCCCAATAGAAATACCTTTAGCACTTACGACACCAGTGAAAATGAATAAAATTGAAATTGATGCAGGTGAGGGTGAATCAGCAATCACATCAGGAACAGCAGATGTTACGATTATAGATGAACAAAGTGGTGCGGAAATTGTCATAGAAAAACCATTTGGGATGAAGCAATATCGTTCTGCTCGTGCACAAGATTCAAATATTGTGATCGATTTAGGTGGACAAGTCGCAGTCAAGCATATCAAAATCAAGGTTACAGGAACCAGAACAAATCGTCATTTAGCGGAAATTACAAAAGTAGAATTTTTAAATGATGTATATGATACGATTCCAGTACCAGAAGCAGCTTATCCAAAAAATGTTTCTGTAACATCTAAAGACAGTTCGCTGGATGTTGCTTGGGATAACGTTGTAAATGTGAATGGGTATCAAGTTAAATATGTTGGTTATGATAGCAAAACGAAAGATATTGCAGAAAAAATAGTAAATGTAACCGATAATCATACGACATTATCCAATCTTACAAACTTTATGAGTTATACCATCTCTGTACAATCCATTACGGATGATGGCTGGTCAAGTGGCTATGGAGAAAGCGTAATTGGTATGCCAAAGCCTACCAGCGTACCGAAAACGGTAGAAAATGTGAATGTAAAAGGTGGATATCGAAATATTACAGTATCATGGGGAAAATCAGAAAACGCATTAACCTATAATGTATATTATCGTATAAAAGGTACAGAAGATTATAAAAAGATTTCAGGTATTAAGGATAAAACTATTAAGATAGATGATTTAGCGGATGCGACAACATATCAGGTATGTGTCAGTGGTAGTAATGATTTAGGTGAAGGTGGAAAATCGGCTGTATCTATTGGCACGACAACCAATCTTGCGCCAACGATTACACCTAATTATCATTTAATTAATTTCTCATTAGGCGAAGATAAAACAACAGCCGGTATCAAAGATGTGACTTATCCATCTGCCAATCCAGAAGGCTATGACAAATTTGATATCGTAGATAATGATCAAACTAGTTATTGGCAGTTCAACAGCTGGGATGCTGGAGGATACAATAAAGGAAAACCAAGTCCTATCGTAACATTTAAAGAAGCACATACCTTTGGAGAATTTGTAGTGATTCCTAGTTATAATTTTGTAGGGGATCTGACCTATGTCAAGGTTCAGTATTGGGATGAAAATGGAAAAGGTATACTTGTAAATGATGCGCAGATACAGAAATGTTATGATACAAATAAGAATCTTTATTATCGTATCAAACTGAAAACACCGATCACATCTGATAAAATTCAAATCAATCTTGCCCAGTATTGGTCTGGTAATAATGATATCAAAATCAGTGAATTGAAATATTATACATACGATACACTAGCAGAAGATATACAAAATTTGTTTGGGGATGATTTACAAATTACATTAAAAGAAAATGTAACGCAGAAAACAATTGATGAATTATCAGAAAGATTAGAAACAAAGGATCAAAGTGAATTACATCCTGATTATGTGTCATTGAAGAAAGATTTAGATTATGCCCAACAGATTCTGCAAGATAAAGACTTAAGTAAGGAAATCACAACGGTTGATCAAAAAATGTCCACAAAAAATGATGTGGGAAAAGGTTTCTCTTATAACATTAGCGATTTACAACCATTAGGCATTGCTGCCAGAGCAGGTGATCAAATCGCAGTATATCTTGGTAAAAGTAAAAATGCGACAGGAAATGTACAGCTGGTTATGACACAGCCATATGCAACGCCAAATAAATGGAGTGTTGTTTCAACATTACAGCCGGGTAAAAATGACATCACAATTCCAGATATTACGTCTAAGGATATTGAACATGGAGGTTCTTTATATTTAAGGTATGTAGGAAAAGAACCAGGCTATGATATGGAAAAGAATCCGATTCGAGTACGTGTCAGTGGAGGCATTAAGATTCCTTATTTAAAACTTGATGGAATCCATAAAGAAAGTGAAATGAAGGCTCTTATATCTGATTATATTGATGATTTAAATAACTATGTTTCATATCTGGATAAGGAATATAAAGACAGTGCATACAGTGCAGCTCATCAGGCATTAAATGTCACAGAGATTGCATCTGATCAAATGCTGTTCTCTATACCAGCAACGCAGGCACTTTCTGGTATCAAAAATGGGACAGCCACAAAAGCAGAATGGATAGAAAATCTATATCAGAACGAACTTGCGGCAGAGCAGTTGATGGATTTAACCTATGCGCAAAAAGGTTTTTCAGATAACGCCAAAGATGCAGTTGATCAAAAACCACATACAAGAATCAATATCCGTTATATGGATGTACAAAATGCATTTATGTACGCAGGCGGCGGTCACGTGGGGATTCCTTTTGGTTCAGGTGCAGGTCTGATGAAAGGAAAACCTGCAAAATGTCCTGTAGATACAAGTGAAAAATGCAGTACAGGTGCTTTATATGGCTGGGGTATTGCCCATGAAATTGGTCATGAATTAGATCAGCAGGGTGGTGCTTATGCGGAAGTATCCAACAATGTTGTGGCACAGTTTGCGATGACATTGGATGAAGAAAGATTTTCAAGAATCGGTGGATATAAAGACGACTATACAAATATTTATCAAAAAGTAACCAGTGGCAGTAAAGGCTATGCATCAAGTGTATTTACAACTTTAGGCATGTATTGGCAGTTACATCTGGCATATGATGATGCATGGATTCGCCCAGATGATACCAATATGTTTACATCCCGCATGTATCAAGCATATCGTCATGCGGACAGAACAAATGTAGATTATCAAAATCTCTTGATTCGTATGGCTTCTTTGGCAGCTGAAAAAGATTTAACGGACTATTTTGAACACTGGGGATTAAGTGCAAGTGATGAAACAAAAGCTTGGTTAAAGGCACAAAAACTAGAACCTGAAACAAAACCAATCTATTATCTGAATGAAACAGCAAGAAGAAAACGTATCGAGCATCAGGCAGATATGGCAGAAGATACAGTACTATCCGCTGAATTAACACATGATACTGCGCATGGTAATGATGATAAACGTGCAGTTTTACATATGTCTGTGAATAAAGATCAAGATAAGATTTTAGGATATGAAATTATCCGTAATGGAAAAGTTATCGCCTTTACCAATGATGATACGTATACCGATACCATTACCACAACAAACAATCGTGTATTCACATATGAAGTCATCGCATACGATTATAATTTAAATCCAACCAACAAGGTAACACTTGATCAGGTAAAAATCAGCCATGATGGAAGCATTGTGAAAAACAACTGGGAAATTTCCAGTAACGTTGCCGATGATCAAATCATGGAAGGTGATGAACAGGACAACAACACATTAAAAACTTTGATTGATCAGGATTATTCCTCTGTTTATCATGGTGAAACGAATAAGAATATAGAATTCATTCTGAATATGAATGCCTCTCAACAGGTTGTAGGATTCAAATATACAGGAGTAGAAAACGCAAAAGATAATCTAAAAAATTATGAAATTGCATTATCCGATGATGGTAAAGAGTGGACAACCGTAGCTTTGGGCAGTTTACAGGCAAGTCCAATCACACAAACCGTGTTCTTTTCCAGTGATAAAGATTACACAAGCAATAAACTGGAAATCTTTGATGCACGTTATGTAAAAATCATTGCGAAACAGAAAACGTTAAGTGCCGCTGAAATTGATATCTTAGCGCCTCCAGGAGATAACGTTGATTTAACTGATTCTGGAATTGGTATTTTAAAAGAAGCGTATACATACGCACCAGGTAAGAGTATTCCAAAAGGTTCTTTGTTGTTCACAGGAGAATATCGTGGAAATCCAGCATTTAATTCTGTACTTGTGATTGATGAAAACAATAAAGTTGTCGCAGGAACAGGTGAAAATGGTAACGCAGATGCAATCCTGCTGGCAAAGATTCCTGAAAATGCACCATTGAATGAAATCGCAAAAGGCACATGGATCTATTGGATAGAACCAGAAAACCTGCCACAACAATTACCTGAGAAAGTAAAAGTAGAATTATATCGTGTAGATGATGCACTAAATAGTGAAGGACAACGATTGGTAAGTGATACATTATATGTCACATTGCCAAAAAAGCTTCCAAGTATCACGTTAAACAATCAGGCATATGGGGAGTAA
- a CDS encoding transcription antiterminator, with protein MALNKRQEKIIAMMNDMNEWITGKELSKLLNVSDRTIRSDVDVINRTYENELIESNLRYGYHLNQSIFRTLDIKIEDTIPQTPQERCVYIIQELLFQRNELNIIDLQNKVYVSGYSIDNDIKRIKKMVEPYDDLKLVRSKSFIHLEGSEESKRKLYKDMLAEETKGNFLNMNKLASLYKDFDLLEVKQILDDTLQKYDFHIREMAMPLLMMHVGIAIERIIHRNFIVTDRKNPELAKSVEYIIAEEFFHKVAGKIRIEVVEDEIALLALLLLGKRSSDYTGDNIKIENRDYNVKKLVEDLLADIYTMFDIDFRNDTDLKVGLQMHLQSLIERQSRNVEVDNVYLEEIKKKYPLVFEMGVRAGNFLSEQTNLEINENEIGFFALHLGSAYDRSSASGKYKVLMIYPDDQALSKLCAQKVETRFSERMEIIDHMSFFEEAQVEALQPDMILTTLPLMHSLGIPTIQISLFVNFEDESRIFHALNQLDKVKSKKEFKERIVHLIKPQFFYTDLNVSTPEELISYMCEQLDNEGYTPVGFKDSVLQRESMSSTSFTYGFALPHTFNVAANYSCLSVAILKNPIKWGDFDVQLVILLAIRNEDRKLLRVFFDWLSSIVINSSKFASLLEAKNQKEFIMQIQEES; from the coding sequence ATGGCATTAAACAAGCGGCAGGAGAAAATCATTGCGATGATGAATGATATGAATGAATGGATTACTGGAAAAGAATTAAGCAAACTCTTAAATGTCAGTGATCGTACCATTCGCTCTGATGTAGATGTCATTAATCGTACATATGAGAATGAATTGATTGAGAGTAATCTTCGTTATGGATATCATCTGAATCAGAGTATATTTCGTACACTGGATATCAAAATTGAAGATACAATTCCACAGACACCGCAGGAACGCTGTGTATATATTATTCAGGAATTGTTATTTCAAAGAAATGAATTAAATATCATAGACCTGCAGAATAAAGTATATGTCAGTGGATATTCCATCGATAATGATATTAAACGTATCAAAAAGATGGTAGAACCCTATGATGATTTAAAACTGGTGCGATCAAAAAGCTTTATTCATTTAGAAGGAAGCGAAGAAAGCAAACGTAAATTATATAAGGACATGCTGGCAGAAGAAACTAAGGGAAACTTCTTAAACATGAACAAGCTTGCTTCCTTATATAAAGACTTTGATTTACTGGAAGTTAAGCAGATACTGGATGATACTTTACAAAAATATGATTTCCATATTCGTGAAATGGCAATGCCATTATTAATGATGCATGTAGGTATCGCAATTGAACGTATTATTCATCGTAACTTTATTGTCACAGACCGTAAAAATCCGGAACTGGCAAAAAGTGTAGAATATATTATCGCAGAAGAATTCTTCCATAAGGTTGCTGGAAAAATCCGTATTGAAGTGGTAGAAGATGAAATCGCATTACTGGCATTATTGCTGCTGGGGAAACGAAGCAGTGATTATACCGGGGATAATATTAAAATAGAAAATCGCGATTACAATGTGAAAAAACTTGTAGAAGATTTGTTGGCAGATATCTATACCATGTTCGATATTGACTTCCGTAATGATACGGATTTAAAAGTGGGTTTACAAATGCATTTACAATCTTTAATTGAACGGCAATCACGTAATGTAGAAGTAGACAATGTGTATCTGGAAGAAATCAAAAAGAAATATCCACTGGTATTTGAAATGGGTGTACGTGCAGGCAATTTCCTAAGTGAACAAACAAATCTTGAAATTAATGAAAATGAAATAGGTTTCTTTGCGTTACATCTGGGAAGTGCATACGATCGTAGCTCAGCTTCTGGCAAATACAAAGTATTGATGATATATCCGGATGATCAGGCATTAAGTAAACTGTGTGCCCAGAAAGTAGAAACAAGGTTTTCTGAGCGTATGGAAATCATTGATCATATGAGTTTCTTTGAAGAAGCACAGGTGGAAGCCTTACAACCGGATATGATTCTGACAACCCTTCCATTGATGCACAGCCTTGGTATTCCCACTATTCAAATATCACTATTCGTGAATTTTGAAGATGAAAGCAGAATCTTTCATGCCTTGAATCAATTGGATAAGGTAAAGAGTAAAAAGGAATTTAAAGAACGCATTGTACATTTAATTAAACCACAATTCTTCTATACGGATTTAAATGTATCTACACCAGAAGAACTAATCAGTTATATGTGTGAACAATTAGACAATGAAGGATATACACCAGTTGGTTTTAAGGATAGCGTTCTACAAAGAGAATCTATGTCATCGACATCATTCACCTATGGATTTGCTCTTCCACACACCTTCAATGTTGCCGCAAACTACTCTTGTTTATCCGTTGCCATATTGAAAAATCCAATCAAATGGGGAGATTTTGATGTACAGCTAGTCATATTGCTCGCAATACGTAATGAAGATCGAAAATTATTACGGGTATTCTTCGACTGGTTAAGCAGTATCGTTATCAATTCCAGCAAGTTCGCAAGTCTGTTGGAGGCTAAGAATCAAAAAGAGTTTATCATGCAGATTCAAGAAGAATCATAA
- a CDS encoding RDD family protein: MNIFFNLYMKLDHSECNVANGKRLFAYIIDWFLGSLCTLLPMCLLWMMWTKDMETMAGVNVLVIAGRLGDGKAYLAGTLSILFALFYYVYIPLKIYPGQTPGKRAMGFKIVKKDDSKADLKTLLIREVIGVMIIEGSLYTVSGVWHSMLSLALNLNLVGILMYAGLAVGILSGFMILKINSRRMFHDYLAKTKVVEYEEYMGENKSI, encoded by the coding sequence ATGAATATTTTCTTTAATTTATATATGAAATTAGATCACAGTGAATGCAATGTCGCAAATGGAAAGCGATTATTTGCTTATATTATTGACTGGTTTTTAGGAAGTCTTTGTACACTGCTTCCAATGTGTTTACTATGGATGATGTGGACAAAAGATATGGAAACAATGGCAGGCGTTAATGTATTGGTTATTGCAGGTAGGCTAGGAGATGGAAAAGCATATCTTGCAGGCACCTTAAGTATTTTGTTTGCGTTATTCTATTATGTATACATACCTTTAAAAATCTATCCGGGACAAACACCTGGAAAACGTGCCATGGGCTTTAAAATTGTAAAAAAAGATGATTCAAAAGCAGATTTAAAAACACTGTTGATCAGAGAAGTGATTGGTGTCATGATCATTGAAGGAAGTCTTTATACCGTATCTGGTGTATGGCATTCCATGTTATCTTTGGCATTAAACCTGAATCTGGTAGGAATTTTAATGTATGCAGGACTTGCTGTAGGTATCCTGAGTGGTTTTATGATTCTTAAAATAAACAGTCGCAGAATGTTCCATGATTACCTTGCGAAAACAAAAGTTGTAGAATATGAAGAATATATGGGAGAAAATAAAAGCATTTAA
- a CDS encoding PTS lactose/cellobiose transporter subunit IIA, with product MEGLELQCFQIISAVGTARSTYIEAIQEAKRGDFKRAEELIKEGEQNFNQGHQAHASMIQQEASGNPVQPNLLLIHAEDQLMSAEAFKIIAQEMIDNYKRIAELEAKLK from the coding sequence ATGGAAGGCTTAGAATTACAGTGCTTTCAGATTATTTCAGCCGTAGGAACAGCAAGAAGTACCTACATTGAAGCAATTCAGGAGGCAAAACGTGGAGATTTCAAACGTGCTGAGGAACTGATCAAAGAAGGAGAACAAAACTTCAATCAGGGACACCAGGCACACGCATCCATGATTCAGCAGGAAGCAAGTGGAAATCCTGTACAGCCAAACCTGTTGCTGATTCACGCTGAAGACCAGCTAATGAGTGCAGAAGCATTCAAAATCATTGCTCAGGAAATGATCGATAATTACAAACGCATTGCAGAATTAGAAGCGAAATTGAAATAA
- a CDS encoding PTS sugar transporter subunit IIB, whose product MRKIYLFCSAGMSTSMLASSMQMEADIRDLPITVEAFPINQMGDIIKYDRPDCILLGPQSKHLYKEMLDQFGHEGIPMAVIDSEAYGMMNGNKVLAMAIKLIQQKSNKKEES is encoded by the coding sequence ATGAGAAAAATCTACCTGTTCTGCAGTGCTGGAATGTCTACAAGTATGTTAGCAAGCAGTATGCAGATGGAGGCAGATATACGTGATTTGCCAATCACCGTGGAAGCATTTCCAATCAATCAAATGGGTGACATCATAAAATATGATCGTCCTGACTGCATATTACTTGGTCCACAATCTAAACACTTATACAAAGAAATGTTAGATCAGTTTGGCCATGAAGGGATCCCAATGGCAGTCATTGACTCAGAAGCATATGGCATGATGAATGGAAACAAGGTTCTCGCAATGGCTATCAAATTGATACAGCAGAAAAGTAACAAAAAAGAAGAATCATAA